The window CTGCACCTCAGAACGctagcacaaccacacacacacacacacacacacagataaatagataggtagataaaaaaaaaatcttaaatacCCTCGATGCCGGAGTGTGGATAGGTACGAACAGAAGCTTGCCGTGAAGAAGAGAGTGAGACCGAGCGAGCAATGGCCTTCTGGTCAGCAGTCAGACAGGTGTCACGCCATTGCTGCCAGAAGTCTGGTACTGCTGGCATCACTgcgggtggtggcggtggtggtggtggtggcatagcCATCCCGTCAATACTGCGCGTTATTCGTCTGTTGGTTTTGCTTTTGACCGAACGTGCTGCgggtgtgtaataataataatgatgataataatagtaataataatatgcaggcttttATAGctcagtacccccatctcaaatggggctcgccgcgctttacaataggatgtacaaatttaagactaagtgacaaaaATCtgtacagaaaataaaataaaatagataaatccGATAGATAGTCTCACATTACATTTGCTAAAAGTGACATTTTTCAGACTCACATCACACTGGTTAAAATTTACAAACAAGTtcagactaagtgacataaagatatgtaaatcatcacaggcaatgtcacagtctcacatcacgtAGGCCCACatcacagcaagataaaaacaTGTCACATTCACACTGGTCAAAACATGCACcaggaaccaggcctcacagaaccacaccaaaaatcatcacaaatgcacacaaatcaaCTCCAAGAGCACACCCAACGaccaaatcacagcaagcataattATACAGATGGAAAAGCTCTACTCAGAAAGATACAacttgaaaagatgtgttttgtgtgctgttttgAATGCGGATGTTAGGGTATGACGACTGTGAGGGTAGCGAATTCTACTGTtatggtgcaacaaaagaaaaggaacgttcatgTGCGACTACTTGGAATAGAcagtgtgcgcatgtcatttgaagaacggacggagttgtctggatggtaaATGGTAAAttgacagaaagtagatctggaATAAGGGGTGATGAGTGACAAGAGGCTGCCACTGTGACAGGGTGGATTTCGAGTAGATGTGTGACAAGATATTGCAACTGTAAAATAGGGTGGATTACGAATAGAATCTTTAGATGTGTGACAAGAAAATGTGACTGAACAGGGTGGATTACGAAGAGATGTGTGACAAGATATTGCAACTGTAAAATAGGGTGGATTACGAATAGAATCTTTAGATGTGTGACAAGAAAATGTGACTGAACAGGGTGGATTACGAAGAGATGTGTGACAAGATATTGCAACTGTAAAATAGGATGGATAACGAATATAATCTTTAGATGTGTACAAGAAAATGTGACTGAACAGGGTGGATTACGAAGAGATGTGTGACAAGATATTGCAACTGTAAAATAGGGTGGATTACGAATAGAATCTTTAGATGTGTGACAAGAAAATGTGACTGAACAGGGTGGATTACGAAGAGATGTGTGACAAAATATTGCAACTGTAAAATAGGGTGGATAACGAATAGAATCTTTAGATGTGTGACAAGAAACTGTGACTGTAACAGGGTGGGTTACGAATAGATGTGTGACAAAATATTGCAACTGTAAAACAGGGTGGATTAAGAATGAATGTGTGACAAGGTATTGCAACTGTAACAGGGTGGGTTTCAAATAAGTATTAGGGTGGAAATATTTCAAATCATACTGACAGACGTTGCAATCGTAATAGGGTGGAAATATTTCAGATTGTGACAGTGGTTTCAACTGTAACAGGGCGGGGATGTTTGCAAAATATTTCAAATACATGTGTGATGCGTTACAGTGGTTTCAACTGTAACAGGGTAGATATAATTATTTCAAATGGATGTGTGACAGACGTGGCGGAAATACTGATTTCAAATAAATGTGTGGCAGTGGTTTCAACTGTAACAAGGTGGCAATATTTCAAATTGATGTGTGACAGAGATTGTATCTGTAACAGGGTGGATTTGAATTATTTCAAAATGATGTGTGACTAGAGATTGTTATTAACTGTAAAATGGTGGATATATATATTTCAACATTTTAAGTGTGTGACAAAATATTGGAACTGTAACAGTGTGGAAATATTTCAGTGTAAGGAATGAAATACACAGTCTCGCCTATACGAACAATTAACCCGCACACTCTAAAATTCTCGGGTGGGAACAAAAATGAAATAGCTAGCCACTTGAACGATACATACTGCTACCCTACTGACACATATACATCCAAATGAAAcggatttcagagagagagagggaggtggatggaggagtgtgggggtatATATAGTTGTGATACAGGCTGGCCCAGATCATTCAGTctttttctagaaaatggtatcTATAAAATGAATAAGATAAGATGAATAAAATgtaacgaaatgaaatgaaataaaaacgtgGAAAATGTGTAATCAATTAATAATGAGCAAACCGTAATTCCATCCACTTTATGCATATACTACTGAATCTAATTAGTTCCTTGTTCGTACATTTTGAATGTTTGTTTTCACTAATGGCCATTCAACAACAGCAAATATATTTAATAGACGGATAAGACTGACTACACGGAAAtaattgtaatgtgctgtgcgcGATGTATCTCTAATATACTTACCTTTTCTCACTTGATATTTCACTTTGTTTACCtggaaaaaccaaaaccaaaaatatGTAGCGTACCCCGCTGTTGGCAGCAGTTTTGACATTCATTTACTCTAACCAGATTCTGTTTAATTGAATATACCAAGTTacggatttgaaaaaaaaagaaagaaaaaagaaaaaaaagtagcacagtagcagcaatagtagtagtaatagtagctgttgttgttgttgtttatataaaaggcttgactaagcgcgctgggttacgctgctggtcaggaatctgcttagcagatgtagtgcagcgtatatggagatgtggtgcagcgtatatggatttgtccgaatgcattgacgcgtccttgagctactgatattgatattgGTTTATGGAAACATCAATTGAATGATTTAGAAGAAGGCgaattgtaacaacaacaacaacaacaaaacatgcatgtTAGGTTTGTACGATGTACGGTTTTAGTGAAGGGTGTAGGTGCATTCAGTGTAGTGAAATGTGATATATTCACTCACTTTGctgtcattaattaattaataatcaaaaagagaaagaaaaaggtatgTGAAGGATTTGAGAAATGGTGGCTTCATTTACTCATTCCTTCCGATTTCATTCACTCTATTCATTCagccattcattcgttcattcattcattcattcgtttgttcgttcttacATTTCAGTTATTTCCATGATCAAGTCTAGATACTTTAATTGCACTTTACATGAACTAACAAGGTACAATACATAATAATGACTCTCCCGCCCCAAAatataagaacaaaaacaaatgtacactACATCAAAAGATCATCACGGCcaccacaaacaaaaactacacagagagagagagagagagagagagctagcaaACTAAAACTCGTGACATAAAAATCAAAAGGAATccaataaaacaacaagaaaggtaTGATTCAACAGGTATGATTGTAGCCTACCAGGGGGTCATAAGGAATCCAATAAAGCAACAAGAACTGAATTGTATAATTCAACAGGTATAATTGTAGCCTACTTAGGGTCATAAGGAATGCAGTGAAGCAACAGGAACTAAAAGGTATGATTCAACAGCCATAACTGTAGCCTACCTGGGGATGTAAGGAATCAAATAAAGCAACAAGAAAGGTATGATTCAACAGGTATAATTGTATTTTACCTAGGGTTATAAGGAATCCAATAATGCAACAAGAAAGGTATAATTCAATAGGTATAATTGTCGCCTACCTGTGGAAGTAAGGAATCCAGTAAAGCAACAAGAAATGTATAATTCAACAGGTATGATTGTAGCCCACCTGGAGTTATAAGGAATCCAATAAAGCAACAAGAAAGGTATGATTCAACAGCCATATCTGTAGCCTACCTGGGGTCATAAGGAATCCAGTAAAGCAACAAGAAAGGTATAATTCAACAGGTATGATTGTAACCCACCTGGAGTTATAAGGAATCCAATAAAGCAACAAGAAAGGTATGATTCAACAGCCATATCTGTAGCCTACCTGGGGTCATAAGGAATCCAGTAAAGCAACAAGAAAGGTATAATTCAACAGGTATGATTGTAGCCCACCTGGGGTTATAAGGAATCCAATAAAGCAACAAGAAAGGTATGACAA of the Babylonia areolata isolate BAREFJ2019XMU chromosome 27, ASM4173473v1, whole genome shotgun sequence genome contains:
- the LOC143301509 gene encoding uncharacterized protein LOC143301509, which translates into the protein MRPTAIFLAMMVVMVTMVLLVPETEAGGKKRWLWKWLRNRGPAKKVKPQVNKVKYQVRKARSVKSKTNRRITRSIDGMAMPPPPPPPPPAVMPAVPDFWQQWRDTCLTADQKAIARSVSLSSSRQASVRTYPHSGIEDLRWICSLLDKERLEDYHRGQKSLIL